The following proteins are encoded in a genomic region of Candidatus Methylospira mobilis:
- the gloB gene encoding hydroxyacylglutathione hydrolase, with translation MSNIEILQLSVLEDNYVYLIHEPVSGVTAAVDPAVAAPVLEALNERGWKLDFILNTHHHADHTDGNLELKRITGCQVIGLAGDAERIPGIDRVVADNDSVAIGEATARVLAVPGHTRGHAAWWFEDEHALFCGDTLFALGCGRLFEGDAEQMWQSLDRLRRLPPETHVYCAHEYTEANARFALTLEAENPELQGRARQVDRLRRQGLPTVPSTLGDELATNPFLRPESAEIRAHLGLDADAGDAKVFAAVRSLKDCF, from the coding sequence ATGAGCAACATCGAAATTTTGCAACTTTCCGTACTGGAAGATAATTACGTTTATTTGATACATGAGCCGGTATCCGGAGTCACCGCCGCCGTGGACCCGGCAGTTGCCGCGCCGGTGCTCGAAGCCCTGAATGAGCGCGGCTGGAAGCTGGACTTCATTCTAAATACCCACCACCACGCCGATCATACCGACGGTAATCTGGAACTGAAGCGCATTACCGGTTGTCAGGTTATCGGGCTGGCCGGCGATGCCGAGCGCATACCCGGCATCGACCGAGTCGTTGCCGATAACGACTCGGTCGCAATAGGCGAGGCGACTGCGCGCGTACTGGCGGTACCCGGGCATACGCGCGGGCATGCCGCCTGGTGGTTCGAGGACGAACATGCCCTTTTTTGCGGCGACACCTTGTTCGCCCTAGGCTGCGGACGTTTGTTCGAAGGTGACGCCGAACAGATGTGGCAGTCGCTGGATCGTCTGCGCCGCTTGCCGCCGGAGACTCATGTTTACTGCGCGCACGAATACACCGAAGCCAATGCGCGTTTCGCACTGACGCTGGAAGCGGAAAACCCGGAATTGCAGGGCCGGGCGCGTCAGGTAGACCGCCTGCGCCGGCAGGGCTTGCCTACTGTGCCATCCACGCTCGGCGACGAGCTGGCTACCAATCCTTTTTTACGTCCGGAAAGCGCCGAGATCAGAGCGCATTTGGGCTTGGACGCGGATGCGGGCGATGCAAAGGTTTTTGCCGCAGTAAGATCGCTGAAGGATTGTTTCTGA
- a CDS encoding DUF2252 domain-containing protein, with product MSESEPVNVLMLDRPYASIADRLLAGRALRKRVSRPVHAELVPAALRADPVAILESQARHRLQSLIPMRHARMAQSPLAFFRGAAAIMMEDLARTPVSGLYVQACGDMHLSNFGLFATTERRLVFGINDFDETLPGPWEWDVKRLAASIVVAAQDLNYTQALAIQAVKAMFGAYKSRMYEFAAMGYIELAQTHIDSESLLMPFSNAFKAALEQSITKARGRNNLQVLEKMTDLVDQSHRLIDRPPFIVHEDHTEEGDPILPLVNQALDGYMSSLPANRRMLLARYRLVDFARQVVGIGSVGMPCWIFYLEGSSERDPLFLQFKGAGLSVLAPYVKRSLFKNQGQRVVVGQHQLQGAPDMFLGHGRLERRSGKSDFYVRQLRDMKGGIRISTKHLNAKIFKDYCALCGWSLALGHAKSGDAAMISGYIGQSDTLQSAVLEFALRYADQNNADYRLFLSAIYSGRIPSTTVY from the coding sequence ATGTCCGAGTCCGAACCGGTCAATGTACTGATGCTGGATCGGCCCTACGCCAGCATCGCCGATCGTTTGCTTGCCGGACGCGCGCTTAGAAAAAGGGTTTCCAGACCGGTGCATGCCGAACTCGTCCCGGCCGCGCTTCGCGCCGATCCTGTGGCGATACTGGAATCCCAGGCGCGGCATCGCCTGCAGTCGCTGATTCCGATGCGGCATGCAAGAATGGCGCAGTCTCCCCTTGCCTTCTTTCGCGGAGCCGCAGCGATCATGATGGAGGATTTGGCCCGTACGCCGGTTTCAGGACTTTATGTCCAGGCTTGCGGCGATATGCATCTGTCCAATTTCGGACTGTTTGCGACGACCGAACGCCGTCTGGTATTCGGCATCAACGACTTCGACGAAACCTTGCCGGGACCATGGGAATGGGATGTAAAGCGGCTTGCCGCCAGCATCGTGGTAGCCGCGCAGGATTTGAATTATACCCAGGCGCTGGCCATACAAGCGGTGAAGGCCATGTTTGGCGCATACAAGTCGCGCATGTATGAATTTGCAGCAATGGGGTATATCGAACTGGCGCAAACTCATATCGACAGCGAAAGCCTGCTGATGCCATTCTCCAATGCCTTCAAGGCGGCTCTGGAACAATCAATAACCAAGGCCAGGGGCAGAAACAACCTGCAGGTGCTGGAGAAAATGACCGACCTGGTCGACCAATCCCACCGCCTGATCGACCGTCCGCCGTTTATCGTGCATGAAGACCATACGGAAGAGGGCGACCCTATTTTGCCGCTGGTCAATCAGGCTTTGGACGGTTATATGAGCTCATTGCCGGCCAACCGGCGCATGCTGCTCGCGCGTTACCGGCTGGTGGATTTTGCGCGTCAGGTAGTAGGAATAGGCAGCGTGGGCATGCCTTGCTGGATTTTTTACCTGGAAGGGTCAAGCGAGCGCGATCCGTTGTTTCTGCAATTCAAGGGCGCCGGGTTATCGGTACTCGCGCCCTATGTGAAACGTTCGCTGTTCAAAAACCAGGGGCAGCGCGTCGTTGTCGGCCAGCATCAGCTGCAAGGCGCGCCGGATATGTTTCTTGGGCATGGGCGCCTGGAGCGGCGCAGCGGAAAATCCGATTTCTATGTCCGGCAATTGCGCGACATGAAAGGAGGCATCCGCATCAGCACCAAACATCTCAATGCGAAGATATTCAAGGACTACTGCGCGCTGTGCGGCTGGTCGCTGGCGCTGGGTCATGCGAAATCGGGCGACGCTGCGATGATTTCCGGCTATATCGGCCAGAGCGATACACTGCAATCCGCGGTGCTGGAGTTTGCTTTACGCTACGCGGATCAGAATAATGCCGATTATCGGCTATTTTTATCGGCTATATACAGTGGGCGTATTCCGTCGACCACTGTATATTAG